CTTCGCCAGACGGACTGATGGTTCACATGCTTTGGGTTTTTCACTTGATGCTGCCTAATACAGGGAGTCTCAACTCTAACAGTCCTGCCACCGACAGCTTGTGATATTCCAACCGGAGTAAAACTGGCTCTTGGTTATTAAACTAAAACTCCAAAGTGAGACTGTTAATCTGCTGTAAAGAGTCTGTGGATTTGGAGAGATGGGGTCAGAGACACCGCGCTCAGATTTCTTGTTGTTGCATGTGTGCTCTCCTTATCAAATGAATCTTTATCCGAGTTGATCTCTCTGTTACGAGTCATTAGTTTGAGTACTTTTGCATGAAATAGGTTGAAGACCCCCAACATGCCTTAGCTGCTGAAAGGTGAAAAGCCAACGATAAGCAAATAAAGTGAATAACCTTTTGAGATTAACCTTTGGTGACATTAGAAACAAATACCAAAACGAGACCTTTTCTTAGAACCAAGTTCACTTTTATTGGCCATTTGTGCCATAACTTTTGACCAAGTGGACCTAAGGTTAGTGGGTGGAGTCAAGGTGTCCTGACAGTAGCAACAGGTGAAGTTTATTAGATTATTTATGGCCATATTCTGGATGTCAAAATGTTGGCTgtgtaatgtttctgttgttctACATTTGAGAACCTGACAAACTTGTTTTAACATGTCTAAACACTAAAAATTGGCTGCTCTCTCCAAACTTTTTGCAGCTAAATCTCAGTTAAAGTTTTGTGAACACAAAGGGCTGTTGCCAcaaataatgcattaataaaaaaCGCAAATAAAGCAAGTAGAAAATGTTGAGTTTCTTTTTTTCCAGTATGAATTTTGAAACGCAATCGTGTAGTAAAATCAAATATGTTGCACGTTTAATCGCAGCTTTAATCTTTGAAGTCTGTAGGAACAATAAGCGGCACAAACAATGCACGTTTCAAAAATAGATGACAAGGGCACATGTGTTGTTGATTTACATGGTGAATGAGTGGCAGGCTCGATGAGATCAGCCAAGTGCATTGTTTGGAAGAGCATGTAACACCTGTTCcaaacatttctttattatCGGCAAAAATAGCCACCTCCACTCATTCATCACATGTTTATAATGTGACAGTATGTGTCCTGGTGGACGTGCGGCATTCTGCCTTGAGAACGTCTCTGCCTCTTATGAATATGAATCTGTTTTTAGTGGTCGCCAGTTCTTGTTTAATAAACACAATGTAGAAACATGGTTCATAAAAGGGAAGTTACGGGTCAGAAGTTTGAATATACACTTAGATCTCATGAAGATGTATAGAGCCCATATTTATAGCTTTGAATATGATGTACTTGGAATTGATCAAAGTCATTGTATAACCAGGACGGATTTGCTTTTATCAGATATCAAATAGTTATGTCCGACACAGAGGAAGTCGTGGAGGAAGAAGTGCAGTAAGTATGATCTCATTGCATCTCAAACATTGTAGTCTTTTTAGGGATGTGTTCAGAATGAAATATACTACTTAATAAATGCTGTGCACTGCCTGCTATTTACTTCAGAAGTATTACACTACATTATCATCGCATGACAAAATCAGGTAGCATGTGACTTGACattgcttttcatttttaattcatgtttGTGTCAATATACGTCTAATTCTTATCATAAGCAGTTATTATAACCTTAGTTTCTTTCGTCACACTGGAAAGGGAAGGTTGGGTCACACgcaatgtattttttttgtagCGAGTCATATCTAATCTGTGCATGCAGAATGAAGGATTGTATTTTAGTATGCTATTCCAAACTTCACCCAAGTCCTCCAGCTAATCTAATGCCATTCATAAATCATCTGGTATATTTTATAACCAACTCAAAGTCATCTGTTCATCTTcctgtctttctcttttatttttctcCCTTCATCGTGTGCTTGTGTAGGGAAGGTAAGCCAGAGTACCATTCGTCATATCATGCACTAATCTTAATTATGTCAGGAGTGCATGAGACCACATAGACACACGAATTGCTTTTGTTACGTGCATGTTCAGAATGACTGTGGAATTGAATTAAACGAGTTATGTGGAGTAATGCTCAGATCCACTTCCACTCAGATGTCGCCGTCAATCCCCCTCTTGTGTGCTGTCCAATGAGCTGCTTGCCTGGATGGATTTCTTTACTTTAGGGATTCATGATGTCTAAAAGATTTCAATCATAATTATAGTAAGATAACGTAACAAAAAACCACTTCTTGTAGCTCATCTAGTTTATACAATGAAATATTCCTCATTTACAAGCTGTTGGGTGGATCTCAATGTTCTGACTGATGATATGTGCACACAGAATGAACACTGTTGACTTGATTCAGCATCTTGATAATGTAAAGACTGATCTCAGATTCCTTTTGCTGTTAAATGTATTGGCTACTAATCGTTGTTATGTTCACACTGTAGTGGAGGAGGCTGAAGAAGAAGGTAAAACACGTTTATTGAGCCTTTTCCTGCATGCCTTTTAattctaaattaactttaagTTGTATGATGAATTCATACATCGTTTTtctattagaaaataatgtattAGGTTAATAATTGAATAGTTGATTGGAAAGCCCAGTTTCTTCTTTTACTGTGGACAAGTGTCTTTCACATCCAAACGTTTGACATGCATGTAAACAAGAGTTTATTAATTTACTCGTCCATATATGCTAATATTTATTTCTTGCTTAATTCCGTCATATGTTCGTTCCATTTCCTCTCCATCAGAAGTTGAAGGTAAAGCTTTAGGATTTGTTAAGATTTATTAAATTCATGTATTCATTACTTTATGCACCCAtattttattcactttttagGTTTTTATCTATTAAGTCGTATATTACTACAAATACATTTCGCATGATTTTGATATTTAACAATCGTCCtccattttaattgtttttttttagtgcAGCCTCCCCCAGAGGAAGGTAAATCATCCACCTTCTCTTATGATGTGAACCTGTTCTTTTGATTAAAATAATGtctaagaaaaaaatgaagtaaatattttatgttttatatattttcttattaGAACCAGCCCCTGAGGTGGAAGGTAACATTTCCccaattctttatttttgtgattactttatttattataacatttagtgttttgtttattaactgtttgtttttatatcattGTTACAGAAGTTGATTGATAGTTCATTTTCAAACTATCAGATCAACACTCAATTTGAGCAATATACAAAATTCAccaaaacatttacaaactaACAATATTAGCCATTTCAGCAATTTGAgtcctttttaaaaaaaaaggaaattcacGTATGTAAATCTTCATAGTTTTAACTATTAATTATTTCATATTTGTACAGAAGTGCCTGAACCTGAAGGTAAAGCTCTTTATAgcttaaataaacgaatatgtACATATGGATTATTATTCTGAACTTTTAGTGTGCAACTCATTTTGGACACATTTTTTTGCTGATTTGTGGTGAGATGTGCAGGAAAAGCATCTggttattttatgctttgtgtAATTGTTTGAATGGCAATGGTGGCCATCACCATCCATTCAGTTCAATGCATTTATTTCTATGAAATCTGATTTGGTATATGACATGCATCATTTTCTCTCGCTCAATGCATAAAATGTGATCATTTCATGATGTAGATGTAAACATTTATTGCAACGGGATGGTGTCTCTTTGCGAAGTATGAGGGATCCATGTGCGTGAAGTTTGCATGACATGATTCATATATGAGCTTGCTTTCATCGCATGTGCAAGGATACGGTCTGTCAGAACATTGGGTCGTCACATTCAGCTGTGCATTTTCTACAGGCTTAATTATTTTTGCTAACATGAAAACAGTTTGATGTGTAAAATAGAAAAGCTTAAATGGGATTATTCCTGTTTTCAGCTTACCTTTGTTTAAGTGAATGTTAATGtgcttaaaatattatttttgttcatGTAACTTTCATTCCTTCCTCTACTGTGAAATGACAGAAGCCCCTGCTGAGGAGGAGACCGCAGGTAAATTATACACACGATATATGATTAATTGTCAAAGTAATATGTGACGTGTGCTGACCTCGGTACGTCTGTGCTGATGGATTTCCTGTGTTTTTCTCCCCAGATGAGCTAAAACCGAAGCCAAAGTGTGTTCTATAATCTTCTTTGCTTTCTTAAATTCACGTATTCATACAAAAGGCTGTGTTTTCATTCACAAACTACACTTTTACAGGTTCATGCCCAACATCACCGCTCCAAAGATACCCGAGGGAGACAAGGTGGACTTTGATGTGAGTAAAATGAGCTTTGTTTCACGTATTATACATCACTTTCTGTGTACACTTCAGAGTAAATGTAAGTGCTCGCGCGCGCATGTGTATAACAGGACATCCACAGAAAGCGTCAGGAGAAGGATTTAACTGAGCTGCAGTCTCTCATTGAAGCTCATTTCATCCAGCGAAAGAACGACGAAGAGGAACTGATCGCTCTGGTCAACAGAATCGTGAGTGCTGCGTACATTCAACCTCACACATATTTGGTCAGGTTGTGGATCAGATATCTAatattaaagggttttaatagGCATTTTGTGCCAAACAAAATAAGTGCGACTACATTAAGCTTCTTCTGTAATAGTTTTCTTTGTGGACTTCGTGCAGGAGAAGCGTCGTGGGGAGAGGGCAGAGCAGCAGAGAATCCGTACCGAGAAAGAGAAGGAAAGACAAGCTCGTCTCGCTGTGAGTGACGCTTCCTTCAGCCCTCAGGACACTTCCATAATGCCATGGGAAGTGGAATGCAATGAGAAACTAATACTGTAGTGCATCTCTGCAGGAGGAAAAGGAGCGAAGAGAGCTCGAGGAACAGAGAAAGAAACTGGATGACGATGTCAAGAAGAAGAAAGCTCTTACCAACATGACGCACCAGTACGGAGGAATCCAGCAGAAGGTCTGAATGAGGAGATTTCAGAGAAAATCAGAGAAACAtttatgcccggtttcacagacaaggcttaagactagtcccagactaaagtGAAAGTTTGAGCTCTCTTAACTGAAAacaaatatgtcagtgccattgttttgtctcgagatgcacaccagtgatatttttataaaagtgacttcAAGCATAGTCCAGGCTTAAGCTAagctgtgaaaccgggccttagtccTGAAATTTAATATTAGATGGATTTTAAAAATTGATTACATTAGATAATGATAATAAGTACTTGCAAAAACGTTATATGGCTACCTTCAAATTCACATGAATGGTAAAGGTGGTTTTTGGACGCATTATGGTGTGGTTACAACATCTGCAGGCAAAAATTAGTCCGAATCTGCTTTTGTGTATTCCTGCAGGGAGAGGGCCGCAAAGGGGCAAAGAaacagacggagagagagaagaagaagaagatctTGGCGGAGAGGAGGAAGCCACTTAACGTCGATCATCTGTCTGAAGATAAACTGAAGTAAACCGGCTCGCACACACAAATTTGATCTATTCGGATTTCTTTTTTGCCTGGACATTTCTATAATGACGAAGCTTCTGATTGGTCTTCGCAGAGAAAAGGCCAGTGAGTTCTGGCAATGGATGATGCAGCTGGAGGCTGAGAAGTTCGACCTCGGCGAGAAACTAAAGAAACAGAAATATGAcgtaagaattttcatttttttatggttATAAAATGATGTGAACATTTTGTGGTAGTTGAACGATTTAAGATGAACAcaaatttaaatgaatgtgtattttaaaaaaaaggaaaatcatTCATGTTCTTTTTGCGACGAGTcacttttatttgtatagcatttacacattcatagaGCTTTAAAGGAAATCTACATAAAAATgccatcaaaatgtaattattcataattgttttttaatcCTTCCCTCCAACCACGAGTCATATAAAGACACACTTTTCACAATCTGATCAGTTCAGGTAAAATCCGATCCTGcaactttataaataaataacccCTTTAAACCTCAGAATAAAACaggatttcatgttgacttaaaaaaaaaagtcaaagccaGTTTAGTAGTTCCCATTTTTGGAGCTGTGATCACAGGCATCCATGGCGTGCCTGTCTAAAACTGTGACTTGCTTCCAGGTGAATGTTCTCCAGAGCCGAATCAATGAACAGCAAAAGTTGTAAGTAACTGGTTGTAAGAGCGTAAACCTCACTGTTGTGTAGCCTGCTGTCAGTAACGGTTGTCGGTCAGACGCGTCACGGGTCTGGGCTCTCAATCGATTGCCTCCGCAAGGCAGGTGATGGCAGGTGATGTGCTTGTGGGTCCGATCAGGCACGGGACATCTGCGCATCCTCAGGTTTCCATCCTGTTGGTTCAGTGTTGTCCTCTGTGCTTAGCAAGGCTTCCGTGTCTGTCCCTTACAGATCACTCAGCTACTCGCTAGAGTCCAAGATCACCAGAGGTAAGTACGCCGAGCCACACTGGTCACTTTCCCCTGGTTTCAAAGGGCTTTAGGTTCGGAGGAAGAAAGCAGAGGAGCAAAGTTTGGTTGTCCTGTCGAGCAGACCAAGATGAATCGTGATTGCATTAAAAGTTTTGGGTTTGGTGTCCTTGACAGACCCCTGCTCTTCTCAGAACCATGTCCCGATGAAACCGTGAGGTCTTGAGTGGAGTGAGCTCAGCATGTGGTCCGGCTCGGTCTCAGCAACAAAAGGGGAACGTTTTAGGATCTTTGACCTCGATCCTAATTGGACCAGTTTAAGTGGCTCCTTCGGTTTCTACCGTAATGTTTACAGTAACTGAGATTTACACATACCTGAACGTAATCCACAAGACTACAAAGTGAACCATAAGGCAACGAATTATAATTTGCTACGATTTTACTTGCATATagatgtgtttttataaatattaacaattagTATATTTTTTTAAGGTTGATAAGAAAGTCTCCAATGAAACTGTTAGTTAAAATTAAATATCGCGCCTCTGGTGATGGAATCTGTAGTGCCAGTAAAAGGGTAAGAACTACATTAAGATAAAACGGATCGCAGGCTTTTGTCTGAGTTGCGTGCAAACCATCCAGCACCTAAAACTGTTGTGTTTGCATGTATGCGACCTGTCAAAAGGATGGGACCCACCttttttatatgtataattATGCACTTCGAGAAAAAGAGTGCATAGTCCTAAAAAATGATCAAACTCTGATGGATGTATATGTCATTTAATTTTGTATatgatatttaatataaaatgtattcctAGTTCTTATTTGTCGTAGGTAGGCTACTTGTTGGCTatttttcatttactttttatcTGATAGAACATagccattttaaaatgtataataattattgaatgtatttgtaaagaaatgcatacattaatatatatttgtatacaaAACAAATGTCAAGCATTTAAGTGTAACCTTCACATCATGAAAAACATGAACTCTGTTGACCCCAAACATTTGACAGGTCTTGTATGTTtgcatgtgtatttatttaaatattttattcctCTAATCCTGTGTTCCGCCACTCTGCTAACAGTCATATGTTGCGATTTCACTTCCAAAACCTGAATACgagaagaaaatgtttttttgttttgaagtaATCATCAGCATTTAATACTTTTCACAGTTTATGTGATGTATTAATCATTAGTGTTCAACATAGactaaataaattgtattttctttgcaGTGCCAAAGGTCGTGGAAAGGGCAAGGTTGGTGGGAGGCTGAGGTAAACGAGCAGGACATGGAAGTGCTCAAGAAATCCAGAAGATTTTGTCACCGTTGCAACATAGATAGTTGTGGTCATTATGAAACTGTTTGACTGCAAGTGTAGAAACAGTAAAGTGACATTTCTTTGCGTTTGTCATGTTGACTTTTTTTGAGGTATTGATCAAACAGATATCCAtaaagtaacattttattttgaacatATTGGTATTTTTGCACATCACATGCCATCAGCAATACCAAGGCCATGGGTTTGCAGGGGTTCTCAAcatttttgactccaaggccccccattgtattcaacaatattcaaaggccccctcccactcacaaaacctcaatttctacccaataaaatatttaagagCTAAACTGGAAAAACGTTAAGTACCtataaaaatggccaaataataagaaatatttagtttatgtatttcaatgcttctgtaattttgtctaattttacaATATTGGTCATtttgaggcccccttggaagtcagctggggcccccttGTGGGCCGTGGTCCCACTGTTGAGAGTTACCGGGTTTGAGGGAATGCACATATTCATAAAATGTTTGAATAGAAGTTGGACAAAATCATCTGCCAAAAGagtaaatgttaaatgaattaTGAACAATATTAGATGACAATCATTGCTTCAAGAATAGTCCAGGATTTTTTCCCCCCAGAAGAGTAATAATCACTCAAGATATTGACGCGTCTGACCGCCACTGGCGGGCAATGCAATGCAATACACACAAACTACCACAGGAGAACCCAGCAATGCTATTTACTCAAACCaccactggagggcgttgaaatGCACTCATGCAAACAATACTGCAAAGTGTAATATGTATAAATGCACACAAATCATCAACAGAAAAGGCTTGGCAGTGGTTTAGGGGTGGAGTATGGAAGCCCAATTCCGCcacgtgataaaaaaaatcaggctctaataaatcataattatgagatacaaaatcgaaattatgagattaaaagtcataattatgagataaaaagtcaaaattatgagataaaaaatcataattatgagatgaAAAGTCATagttatgagataaaaagtcaaaattatgacttAATGTGCACATGCGCAGTGCAGCCAGGACACCGCACGCTGGTGACATCCGCTGGTTAGAATAGTGTAAATGCAACTcagtggttttacaaaccaattgcgattggttatatatatattttagttatttgttttcagttttcagtatttttttaagcttccagtgcagacatccaaatgcatcagcagacacataataataaaacagagtacaaaatatataaaaatataaataaaatacaactgtAAATAGACAGTTGTACagaagtaatatactgtatgtaaaatagaTTGGAAATTTGCGAAtattcaaatttattaaaagcaatatgTCCAGATACTCTAGTACTCCTTCTGAAGcaccggccagagggcaacagttcaaatATGTTGTGTCCAGGGTGTATCAAGTCTGTAATGATTGCACTTTACAAGAGTGGGAAAgaaagcaccaatgatcttttcAGCAATCTGGACTATCCGCTCCATGGGTGATAGAGCATTTTCTGCTTATGCTCCTAAAATCTGGAACTCTCCCGATAAACATCAGGGAGGCAAACTCACTAGCCACTTTCAAATctcttcttaaaacattttatttcaggaTTGCTTTTACTTGACTggatcttttgttttgttttgtattttattgtgctgttttattaatgtgtgatgtattgctctgatttgttttattaatgtgtgatgtattgttttattatatgttGTGCAGCGCTTTGAGAAAGAAACTTAAtggcgctatataaaataaatgtattattattattattattaacaatggCTATTTatgtcataattatgacttttttatctcataatttcgatttttttttatctcataattatgactttttatctcataattatgactttttatctcataatttcgattttttatctcataattttgatttttgtatctcataatttcgattttttatctcataattttgactttatctcataattttgactttttatctcataattttgactttttatctcataattatgactttttatctcgtaattatgacttttatctcataattttgatttttgtatctcataattttgactttttatctcataattatgactttagagcctgattttttttatcacgtggcggaaacgggcttccataggttaatttcctgtaattttaaattacagaaatattagttttttttaaaagcaatttatagtatttttacagttaCCAAAATGTAATGAAGTAATAATTTACGgattttttctgtaaaagaAATATATGTAAAATTGCAACTGCTTTGTCATTAAATGCAGTTTAAGGTCATTGTGTATTTAGGGTATTTTAGAGGTCAACTGGTAATTCTACagacacaaatgtaatttattttgacatttatttttgttctcacctaaacaacatacaactttgcattttgacaatttaaatatagtaaactgtagtaaaactgcTAGATCCTATTACGTTTTTGAAACTTTGCctaacatattaaatattaaaataaagtatttacgtGTGCAACGGTTATCGATTCACTATAGCtaatacaacatacagtattttaacagtttgtaataatttctgtaatatattacagtacggcagtatttgtaatttaaacaacaatattgtaattaatctgcaatcaaatttataactCTCCTTTTGggcatatatattttagttgcGTAAGACTTCCATCATCCAATCAGAGGCTGCAAATTTAAATTTGGCGCACTTGCGTCTTAACGGCTGTGAGTGGCGGTATTAGTGCGAGCAGCAGAGCCAGAGCGGGAGTTTTCAAACTCCAGTGGATTACTATGGTAGCCAGGCAGACACCGCGGGAAACATCTCTGAGAACAGCAGTGAGCAGTAGCGTGCGAGTGACAGTGAAGAAATTTCTTCCGCTCCGATGGAAATATATGacatgtaggctacatataaagcGCCAATACTTTTGAAACTGTGAGGAAAACAACGCGCCTTTAGCGCCTGCTTCACTATACTCGTCGTCACCATGTCAGTCAGAGCAGCCGACCACCGGATGAGGTAAGCGttttataacacatttaaacgattattttattatttcatgtcGTGTGCTGCACTTTTTGTCTTAAAGCTAATTGTTAGCACTCTTCTGATAAACCTGGAGGCCTAACGTTACTGTAATGTTAGCTATGGTTAGCTAAggagtaacgttaacgttagtaCATATAATACAGTAATTTGTGTTCtcaagataaaagttttttttctgagaCGTTTTTATGAACGTTTTTGGTTATAGATGATTATTACACCTGTAGGTAAAGTTacattgtaaaaaatgacattcttgctAAGTGACAACAAATCTCACCCCTTGGCAgattttttaccataaacttataattcttatataattttacataaaacaaaactaaggcccggtttcattatgtcttagttaaattaggctatttaagttgcttttattaaactgatatatttaaaaattttcagttaagaccactcaatattcattttagtctgggactagtcttaaaccttgtctgtgaaatcgGGCCTAAATaccttaggtcacttttcttgtcaagtaattgtatatcgatttaagaagttttagatatttttaataaaaacaagacaaaactgctgcttagtaagaatggcactttttgcagtgtaggtaaaaattatctaatgttttccctatacattttgttttaatttcataGCAATACTCTAACCTTAATTttcttgttgatgttttgtatgTCTATCTGTTGAACTTGTGCTTTGTATGTGTAAATGTTAATACAAACAATTTGTTTTTATCCAGCCTGGATCCAGTTGTATGCAAGAGACTGATGCTCTCAGCTGCGGAAGACAGGTGAGCTGATGTACCACAGTGTGTGAATAAGCAAACATGATCACATTAGTTATATACTATAACTTTCTGTCTAAATGATATTAGTGACCCATTATGTTTTCCATCAAAATATAGTAAATATACAAAGCCCACAATTGAAAGGGAATAGGATAAAAGTCATATTAAATAAGCCTGCATATTTTTCCATTTGGAAATgttcatttgttttgatttatctTCATGTTGTCTAGGTTCATATCATCTAACAAATTGTCTTGTTTATCTTGTCTTTTTCTGCAGGTCACCAGAACAGATGCTTTTGAATCGAGGAATAGAGAATGCCCGGTAAAAAGAGCTGACCTATTTCAACATTACAGCCTCATACATGGATGTTACACAAGAACTGAACCGCTATCTTGTTAAAGATTTATTATGCATGAATGTCGTTGTAAAAAACCCCATGGTCAAGGTGTTTTACTGCCTGTGTTCCTGATGCATGGTGATGCATATGTTTTCTTTGTTCAACGCATAATTAGTTATTAATGTTTGCAGTACCGGGCAGGGACCTATTTGAG
The nucleotide sequence above comes from Triplophysa rosa linkage group LG24, Trosa_1v2, whole genome shotgun sequence. Encoded proteins:
- the tnnt2e gene encoding troponin T2e, cardiac isoform X1 → MLIFISCLIPSYVRSISSPSEVEVQPPPEEEPAPEVEEVPEPEEAPAEEETADELKPKPKFMPNITAPKIPEGDKVDFDDIHRKRQEKDLTELQSLIEAHFIQRKNDEEELIALVNRIEKRRGERAEQQRIRTEKEKERQARLAEEKERRELEEQRKKLDDDVKKKKALTNMTHQYGGIQQKGEGRKGAKKQTEREKKKKILAERRKPLNVDHLSEDKLKEKASEFWQWMMQLEAEKFDLGEKLKKQKYDCQRSWKGQGWWEAEVNEQDMEVLKKSRRFCHRCNIDSCGHYETV
- the tnnt2e gene encoding troponin T2e, cardiac isoform X3; amino-acid sequence: MLIFISCLIPSYVRSISSPSEVEVQPPPEEEPAPEVEEVPEPEEAPAEEETADELKPKPKFMPNITAPKIPEGDKVDFDDIHRKRQEKDLTELQSLIEAHFIQRKNDEEELIALVNRIEKRRGERAEQQRIRTEKEKERQARLAEEKERRELEEQRKKLDDDVKKKKALTNMTHQYGGIQQKGEGRKGAKKQTEREKKKKILAERRKPLNVDHLSEDKLKEKASEFWQWMMQLEAEKFDLGEKLKKQKYDVNVLQSRINEQQKFAKGRGKGKVGGRLR
- the tnnt2e gene encoding troponin T2e, cardiac isoform X2, producing the protein MLIFISCLIPSYVRSISSPSEVEVQPPPEEEPAPEVEEAPAEEETADELKPKPKFMPNITAPKIPEGDKVDFDDIHRKRQEKDLTELQSLIEAHFIQRKNDEEELIALVNRIEKRRGERAEQQRIRTEKEKERQARLAEEKERRELEEQRKKLDDDVKKKKALTNMTHQYGGIQQKGEGRKGAKKQTEREKKKKILAERRKPLNVDHLSEDKLKEKASEFWQWMMQLEAEKFDLGEKLKKQKYDCQRSWKGQGWWEAEVNEQDMEVLKKSRRFCHRCNIDSCGHYETV
- the tnnt2e gene encoding troponin T2e, cardiac isoform X4, translated to MLIFISCLIPSYVRSISSPSEVEVQPPPEEEPAPEVEEVPEPEEAPAEEETADELKPKPKFMPNITAPKIPEGDKVDFDDIHRKRQEKDLTELQSLIEAHFIQRKNDEEELIALVNRIEKRRGERAEQQRIRTEKEKERQARLAEEKERRELEEQRKKLDDDVKKKKALTNMTHQYGGIQQKGEGRKGAKKQTEREKKKKILAERRKPLNVDHLSEDKLKEKASEFWQWMMQLEAEKFDLGEKLKKQKYDITQLLARVQDHQSAKGRGKGKVGGRLR